The following coding sequences are from one Neurospora crassa OR74A linkage group I, whole genome shotgun sequence window:
- a CDS encoding SFT2 domain-containing protein — translation MASASFRDSLSSLGWSRREADIPVNTSQQRGLLSSIKSLNPFGNGGYVQLPTTEGPGAALPAPTRREEEEGWFVLSRWDRMLIFAACNLGALACFVLAFALFPVLSLKPRKLVILWTLGSILFITSFAAMMGPWAYLKHLTSGTRLPFTSAYFGSLILTMYFALSLHSTILTLLSALVQMAALIWYLVSYFPMGADGLRVATSFGARRAAAWMSG, via the exons ATGGCTTCGGCGTCTTTCCGAGACTCGCTGAGCTCTCTAGGGTGGTCCCGCCGAGAAGCGGACATTCCTGTCAACACGTCCCAACAGCGCGGCCTACTATCATCCATCAAGTCTCTCAACCCCTTCGGCAATGGTGGCTATGTTCAACTACCAACGACTGAAGGCCCCGGTGCTGCTCTTCCAGCCCCTACCCGtcgagaagaggaagaaggctggtttgttt TGAGCCGGTGGGACCGCATGCTGATTTTCGCTGCTTGCAATCTGGGCGCGCTGGCCTGCTTCGTCCTGGCCTTCGCCTTGTTCCCAGTGTTGTCACTAAAGCCGCGCAAGCTCGTAATCCT GTGGACACTCGGCTCGATACTCTTCATCACGTCCTTTGCGGCTATGATGGGACCTTGGGCGTACTTGAAGCACCTGACCTCTGGTACAAGGTTGCCTTTTACATCGGCATACTTTGGCTCCTTGATTCTGACCATGTACTTTGCTCTTAGC CTACACAGCAccatcctcaccctcctctccgccctcGTCCAGATGGCGGCTCTGATCTGGTACCTAGTCAGCTACTTCCCTATGGGGGCGGATGGTCTTCGCGTTGCGACGTCCTTCGGGGCCCGCAGAGCCGCCGCCTGGATGTCTGGGTGA
- a CDS encoding HLH transcription factor: MAQHGFPMGGHSGGGIDPNDLAMGANFHGSFQNNYLNHTNNSSNGFSSGSALFGDDELLDGLNSPSDPHVGMQGHGQDFGGMNDVGMNFPDSYHQSLPINQAHTNGYSSTPDGDPIASPFVHNFSHFRQMQHPQSFGTSLQSPMSYAGSPLANTDINSDGTDPNFLSAKAHTRIPQTMQRKSSTTRSPLTPKAIDMAGLSVNSGSFGPQPIRTSGPHHEKSHSAQWMQTPQSLSSFPGSGFSSPLQAGLHGPHAQINDILLKGGTSMPAKLGTATSSVSTQEAKRKRRRESHNLVERRRRDNINERIQDLSKLVPAHRLEDEKIRKAIQNGTPLSPTLAGISSPSQATSALAGPGARRAAGSTAGNITTGLPIEEKDKGPNKGDILNGAVSWTRDLMWMAYLKIQQQEELINALLERGGTVPFEITDDEKRMQTELMEAIARGEDGSGKTRGFSYSRTAGTGLRVPHHTDYKGEPLNTNGVNGEHLSTSPAHGGADGKFNDGLDAGDFLEYEDDGADMEFKEEDEYGMDLTQ; encoded by the coding sequence ATGGCACAACACGGATTCCCAATGGGCGGGCACAGTGGAGGAGGCATTGACCCGAACGACCTGGCCATGGGGGCCAATTTTCATGGCTCCTTCCAAAACAACTACCTCAACCACACCAACAACTCGTCGAATGGGTTTTCTAGCGGCTCAGCTTTGTTTGGAGACGATGAACTTCTCGATGGTTTGAACAGTCCCAGTGACCCTCATGTCGGAATGCAGGGTCATGGGCAAGACTTTGGCGGAATGAACGATGTTGGCATGAACTTTCCGGATTCTTACCATCAAAGCCTGCCCATCAACCAAGCTCATACAAACGGCTATTCGAGCACTCCCGACGGCGACCCGATAGCATCGCCATTTGTCCATAACTTTTCGCATTTTCGGCAAATGCAGCACCCTCAATCCTTTGGAACATCGCTTCAGTCGCCCATGTCATACGCTGGGTCACCATTAGCGAATACCGACATAAACAGTGACGGGACTGACCCAAATTTCTTGAGCGCAAAGGCACATACCAGGATACCGCAAACCATGCAGCGCAAGTCGTCCACCACACGAAGCCCTCTTACCCCCAAGGCGATAGACATGGCCGGACTGTCGGTGAACTCGGGATCATTTGGCCCTCAGCCTATCAGAACATCAGGCCCCCACCATGAGAAGTCCCATTCCGCGCAATGGATGCAAACCCCACAGAGTCTCTCCTCGTTTCCTGGGTCTGGTTTCTCATCACCTCTTCAGGCAGGCCTTCATGGCCCCCATGCTCAGATCAATGACATTCTGTTGAAGGGCGGCACATCCATGCCCGCCAAGCTTGGCACCGCGACCTCCTCTGTGTCGACACAAGAagcaaagaggaagaggaggcgcGAGTCACATAACCTCGTTGAAAGACGGAGACGTGATAATATCAACGAGCGCATTCAAGATCTTAGCAAGCTTGTCCCTGCCCATCGTCTAGAGGATGAAAAAATTCGCAAGGCAATTCAAAACGGAACGCCCCTTTCACCCACGCTTGCGGGCATTTCAAGTCCTTCCCAAGCCACATCAGCCCTAGCTGGACCTGGAGCCAGACGAGCGGCTGGCAGCACGGCTGGAAACATTACGACAGGCCTGCCGATTGAGGAGAAGGATAAGGGTCCCAACAAGGGCGACATTTTGAATGGTGCGGTGAGCTGGACTCGAGATCTTATGTGGATGGCCTACCTCAAGattcaacaacaagaagagcTCATCAATGCCTTGTTGGAGCGCGGGGGTACGGTACCCTTTGAGATCACCGATGATGAGAAGCGGATGCAGACAGAGCTTATGGAGGCCATTGCCAGAGGAGAGGACGGTAGCGGGAAGACCCGGGGTTTCTCGTACTCTCGCACGGCTGGCACTGGCCTTCGCGTTCCCCATCATACGGACTACAAGGGTGAGCCCTTGAACACCAACGGTGTCAATGGCGAACACCTCTCCACCAGTCCTGCCCATGGTGGCGCCGACGGGAAGTTCAACGATGGCCTCGATGCCGGCGACTTCCTTGAATATGAGGATGACGGCGCTGACATGGAGTtcaaagaggaggacgagtaTGGAATGGACTTGACTCAATGA